Within the Debaryomyces hansenii CBS767 chromosome E complete sequence genome, the region acGTTTCgtttgatatttttgagAAATTTATGATGCAATAAGGTTGAAGAGCTAGGACGTTTTTTGGGGTCCTTGATAAGACAGTATCGAACAAAgtctttgatattttcacTAAAGTCTACACCAGTTAGCAATGGTGGGCGTTTTTTGGGAATTTCAAACAAGATTTTCATAGGGTCATATTGCGATAACGGTGGAGACCCGGTGACCAATTCAATTGTAGTTATTCCTGTTGACCAAATATCTGCCTTTTCGTTATACCCTGTTTTCAGTCTAGTGATTACCTCAGGAGCCATCCAAAATGGTGTACCAACGAAtgtatttctttttaattGTGTCATAGTAATCTCCCCACTAACACCAAAATCTGCTAGTTTTATTTCTCCATAGCTTGTCAATAGGATATTTGCCAGCTTTATATCTCGATGAACTTTATTTTCCTCGTGCAAATATGTCAATCCCCGTAAAACATCCCTTATAATAAATGCAGTTGTCTCCTCATTAAGCTTTCTATAGCATTTAAGTAAATCGGCACAAGACCCTCCTCCACAATATTCCATGACTATCCACATTGACATGTCGTTGATGAatgtttcaaaatattttgtgATATATGGGGATCTTAATTTTGATAGAAATTGAATCTCTTGAATTAAAACTGCAATATCCTCGTCAGATTCATCAAGATTTATGACTTTTACAGCAACCAaagtattatttgaaatgtCAGTCGCTTTATAAACATCCCCAAAATTTCCTTTTCCTATGCATTGGTGAATTTTATACTTGTCTACTGACATGGTTAatctaaatttattaaagcaaaattaaaaaaaaataggAAATTGTAGCTGAATTTAGAATCGtcttaaattattaaaatatgtatttatacTTATGTCCTTGAATGCAATTATGCTATGCTATGGCTTActataatgataatgatatacttcttcaatatatatttaaattacaTATTAGTACTATCTGAGGTTAAACCACAAATTTTGCAACCACAAACATTTTTGGTAATAATGGTATATGCAGGACATACTTACGAAGTACGCAATCCGTTTAACTTCAAACTTCTAGTCTTCCAATATTCATTAGCTTCAAACGTAAGACCAATGTCTGGGCTAAGGTTGCTCAACGAGTCTATTTTACAACcgttcaataataataattctgaaataataaatagtCTTTTCGGATCAGAATTGTTATCTATTTCTATGAATTTCCTCAATGAATATTCGAATAGTGATATTGTTTTGAAGTCTTGAGTTGAACCAATATTTATCAGTACTTGCATATTTATATCAGCGCCACAtgtaatatatttaataacttCATGTACTTCTATCCTTTGGATTGATCTCACTagtaaatcattaatgCCATCGATACTTGGGATATAGTTCTTCAACAAGTATTTATTCCTGATAAACTGCAACCGTTCCTCATTCAGGCTTTCTGGTTGAAGTTTTTCGTCTTGCTCTAATTGTTGTTCTAAATACGCGTTGACTGATttgttattaatatattttaaaagcaattcattttcattttcaaaattatccaATTTCAATGACCTGATTCTAGATATATGGGATCCTAAATGTCTATGGGATGATGAGCACCTAACACAAAAGACAACTAAAAAATTAACAGAGACCCATTCAACAGATTCAGTAGACCCACAATCAACACACATATTATTGTCACTATTAGGAATAGCTCTAAGTAGTGACAAATAATCCCTGtcaaatattgatgttttagattgaattgaaattgggGATACGGACGCCTCCAGTGTCTTCCCAGGAATTCCAGGTTTATTAATACTTGCTAAATCAGTAACCAAGCTTCCCAATTTTTGGTTatctttgttttctttgtaaGAAGTTTTATTGGTAACTTTTAATCTATTTATGTCAACCAACTGGCCGGCATTATATAGCGCTTTAATccatttatttctttcgTCTTCATTAATTGCTTGAAAAACATGCTTGTTTCCCAAAGAGGTAAATATTTCGAAACAATATTGTCTCTTCTCGTAATTTATAGGTTTAACACTAGATAAAGCAATCTCAATTGGCTTATTAATAGGTACTTTTCCTTTTCTCCAATCTGAATATTCAGTCAATTGGCCGTTTTTCAACACCACCCACTCCTTATGCCATCCCTGTTTACCTTGTCCCCCCAAAGTATACAATATTCCTTCCATTTCAGAATTTTGATCATCTCGCGATACCATAGGAACAGCCGTAATAGTACTCACTTGAGATGTTTTTGCAAATATTAAATCTAAATTATCTTTGGAGATATATTGATTGTCATCTACGACATCCACATTATCTTTGGGCATGTATCGGTTCAACTTATTGTATCGTATCACATTAGTCAATTCTTCGTTAGACTGACATGCCTCAATCATTTGACGAAactgaaatttttcactgttaaattttgataatgcAGTTAGATATATCTCGTAGTTACCTAACAATAGATTTCTGCTTAACTTTATGtctaaaaatatttcagtGTGTAAATATTTACCATGATAATGCAagttaatgaatttgaacaaatttTCTAACAACTGgttgaaatattgattatttaacaattgattaaaatgatttaaataatggAATTTTGATAGCTCAAAAATTTTCCTCTtacttaataatttcagtTCTGGACGTTCTTTCTcattagataaatatttattaagcCAACTGTAATAATCTTTAGATGTATTCTCAAAATGCTTTttattgtataataattcattagaACTTGAAGCTTCATTACCAGTTAGATTTGTAGACAAAGTAGAAGAAATCTTATCTAGGATTTTGCTATCACAAACGTCTCTTGTGAAAAAAAGTAAGTTCTTTTCA harbors:
- a CDS encoding DEHA2E15488p (similar to uniprot|P08458 Saccharomyces cerevisiae YDR523C SPS1 Putative protein serine/threonine kinase expressed at the end of meiosis and localized to the prospore membrane required for correct localization of enzymes involved in spore wall synthesis), encoding MSVDKYKIHQCIGKGNFGDVYKATDISNNTLVAVKVINLDESDEDIAVLIQEIQFLSKLRSPYITKYFETFINDMSMWIVMEYCGGGSCADLLKCYRKLNEETTAFIIRDVLRGLTYLHEENKVHRDIKSANILLTSYGEIKLADFGVSGEITMTQLKRNTFVGTPFWMAPEVITRSKTGYNEKADIWSTGITTIELVTGSPPLSQYDPMKILFEIPKKRPPLLTGVDFSENIKDFVRYCLIKDPKKRPSSSTLLHHKFLKNIKRNVNLFKLLEEKNKWSEKHHRNGKKPKYPLRVDYGDLPEYDPLIKWDFNTKKSYHTKSSPMEQTLLINNESPLLNMISLPPHSQCYELAMPTKLSSPLSPLQITYSSQVSPGSPQKPQESPDRKLENTSHPVPIKFLDDVVLYSLQRLHVRAKAPSTKVTIDKLMQNFIDYESLQPGLSEAFVEEILMLHIANSNSHPY
- a CDS encoding DEHA2E15510p (similar to ca|CA5075|IPF3610 Candida albicans IPF3610 unknown function), whose translation is MDNIPSLSFPYVQSPGSHISLNKLFLTNDNDTIRYSIILGHVQDIKQCISISKINTKTKEPIGDLMSYIQNPSTTPMVPLLIRFPPSYNRLKLNISIKPVLAGSNDKSLVILKTLADNDDINHLKEVLQGQSYESMRIEVSKLNYNNLPIDQSHQEHQRIIINDNFNKSIFQDNMMNTLLWEFDSATNEYTHLCSFKVWVDASIPNDNEPPVNVDGQKTKEDVEEVNTQSDKNLLRSTKKIRYAKLADYRKVFSFNIEDGPEFREALQTYEAELPAFKRICGEFIEQRRNLEFYMKKILICKKRIIEVMNDLVNLQFNSLLSQFNFKNDFKAAINSIFDPFEKNLLFFTRDVCDSKILDKISSTLSTNLTGNEASSSNELLYNKKHFENTSKDYYSWLNKYLSNEKERPESKLLSKRKIFELSKFHYLNHFNQLLNNQYFNQLLENLFKFINLHYHGKYLHTEIFLDIKLSRNLLLGNYEIYLTALSKFNSEKFQFRQMIEACQSNEELTNVIRYNKLNRYMPKDNVDVVDDNQYISKDNLDLIFAKTSQVSTITAVPMVSRDDQNSEMEGILYTLGGQGKQGWHKEWVVLKNGQLTEYSDWRKGKVPINKPIEIALSSVKPINYEKRQYCFEIFTSLGNKHVFQAINEDERNKWIKALYNAGQLVDINRLKVTNKTSYKENKDNQKLGSLVTDLASINKPGIPGKTSEASVSPISIQSKTSIFDRDYLSLLRAIPNSDNNMCVDCGSTESVEWVSVNFLVVFCVRCSSSHRHLGSHISRIRSLKLDNFENENELLLKYINNKSVNAYLEQQLEQDEKLQPESSNEERLQFIRNKYLLKNYIPSIDGINDLLVRSIQRIEVHEVIKYITCGADINMQVSINIGSTQDFKTISLFEYSLRKFIEIDNNSDPKRLFIISELLLLNGCKIDSLSNLSPDIGLTFEANEYWKTRSLKLNGLRTS